The Candidatus Polarisedimenticolia bacterium sequence TGGATCACGTCCCCTACGCCTATTGCTATCGCTGTCCGGTCAACCGCCGCGTCGAGACCTGCGACGTGGAGTGCTTCTCGCTGGCCACCGACTATCTCTTCCCCAGGACGGTTCCTCCCGATGAAGTGGCAGCCATCGTGATTGAGGTAGTGCAGGGGGAGGGCGGCTACGTCGTGCCTCCCTTGAAGTTCCTGGATCGGGTGCAGCAGGTGGCGCGCGATCACGGCATCCTGGTGATTGCCGATGAGGTGCAGTCGGGGATGGGCCGGACCGGCCGGATGTTCGCCTCGGAGCATTTCGGCTTCAAGCCGGACATCGTGACCATCGCCAAGGGAATCGCCTCGGGCCTTCCCCTGGGCCTGTGCATTGCCAAGGAGTCGATCATGCGATGGACTCCCGGGGCTCACGCCAGCACCTTCGGCGGGAACCCGGTGGCCTGCGCGGCGGCCCTGACCACGCTCCGGCTGCTGAAGGAGGAGTACCTGGAGAACGCGGAGCGGCAGGGGCAGCGCCTGCAGGAGGGAGTCCGGGGTGTCATGGCGCGCCATCCGATTCTCGGGGACGTCCGGGGGCTGGGGCTGATGGTGGGGGCCGAGGTGATCGTCCCCGGCACCGCGGACCGGCGCAAGGATCCCCGGACACGCGATGCCATCGTCGACAAGGCCTTCGCCCGGGGCCTTCTCCTGCTGGGGTGCGGCGACAACACCGTGCGGTTCTGTCCGCCGCTGGTCGTGACTTCCGAGCAGGTGGATACTTGCCTCCGGCTGTTCGAGGAATCGGTGGCGGAGGCAGAATCCGAAGCGAGGTCCTGAAGACGCCCCGGTTCCGGCGGCGACGGCTATCTGGCGGTCCCCCTTCCTCCCGGAGTGTGAGCTCTTTTCAACCTTTCCCCGCGAAGGGGAGTCGAACCATGCGTGAGGACGCCCGCGGATGACGTCGATGCCGGAACCGCCGGATCCGAGCCTGAGGGATTTGGAGCTGGTGCGGCTCTTCCAGTCGGGCGAGCGCGCCGCCTTCGACCGCCTGGTCGAGGCCCATCGGCGGGATGTTTACCGGCTTGCCTACCGTCTGGTTGGAAACCATGCTGATGCAGATGACCTGGCCCAGGAGGCGTTCCTGCGGGTCTATCGCTCGCTGGGGCGCTTTCGGGGCGAATCCTCGTTCAGGACGTGGCTGACTCGCATCGTGCTGAACCTCGCCACGGATCGGAGACGGATCCTGGCGACCCGCCGCGATGCGCCGCTGGAGGAAGTGCCCGATCTGGAGCAGCCGGCCCCCGCGGATCGGCTCGGGTTCCTGCGGCAGGAGCAGATCCGCAAGGCGGTCGGCCAGCTACCGAGGAGGCAGAGGGAAACCTTGATCCTGAGGGTGTTCCAGGAGATGAAGTTCCATGAGATTGCCCGGGTCATGGGGTGCACGGTGGGAACCGCCAAGGCCAATTTCTTCCATGCGGTCCGCGGCCTGAAGCAGCGGGTCGGCGGCTGAGGGAGCGAGGAGCTCGATGAAGGCTCGACGTTGTTCCGAGGTCCAGGACGAGCTGACGCTGGCGCGGCTCGAAGGCGTCCCCCTTTCCCCCGCGGCGGAGGATCACTTCCGGTCCTGCCGCGGCTGCGGTCTCGAGCGCGTCCGCCTCGAGGAGATCCTGGGCGGCCTCGGCCGCGACCCGGTCCCGGATCCCGGGGAAGATTACTGGCGCTTGTTCCTGCCGCGCATCCGCGAGCGCCTGGCCTCGGAGCCGGCCTTCGGAGCGCACCATTCTCCGGCGCGCTGGTGGGCGCTCGCGGCCACCGCCGCCTCCTTCCTCGTCGCGGCCGTCACGGTGTGGGGGTGGAGGGCGCCGGCGGAGGTCGATGCCGCGGCACGGCTGCACCGTCTCGCGATGACCGATTCGGAGGGGGTGCAGCAGGCGTTGGACCTCATCGCACCCGACCCGGATTGGGCGGTGGATGAACGCAGCGCTGCGGTTTCCATGACGTCCCACATGCAGGATGTCCTCGAGGAGGTGTTCCCCGGAGACGAGCCGGGGATTTACGAATCCTCGGGAGAGCATCCGGTGGAACAGCAGCGTCCCGTGGCCCAGGGGCTGGATCGGGGCTGGGTTTGAAGCCAAGGAGGAGTCGGATCGTGAAAGCCATCGGCCATTTCTGCAAACCGCTCGCGCCCGGCCTGGCGGCGGCGACCCTGGTGTTGTGCGCCTCGGCGCTGTCCTTGCTGTCGGCAGCCCCGCAGCCCGCACCCCGGGGCAGGCCCGTCCAGGAATCCGAGGAAATGAAGGAGGCGGTTCAGGTCCTCA is a genomic window containing:
- a CDS encoding acetyl ornithine aminotransferase family protein, whose product is MPPTLPKLITSLPGPKAKAWIHRDASRVSPSYTRAYPLVVERGEGAAILDVDGNWFLDFTAGIAVTATGHCHPDVVRTIAEQAARLIHMSGTDFYYEPQIRLAEEMAALAPIEGPVKVFFGNSGAEANEAAIKLARYHTGRPRILAFFGSFHGRTLGALSLTSSRAVQRRGFFPLVPGVDHVPYAYCYRCPVNRRVETCDVECFSLATDYLFPRTVPPDEVAAIVIEVVQGEGGYVVPPLKFLDRVQQVARDHGILVIADEVQSGMGRTGRMFASEHFGFKPDIVTIAKGIASGLPLGLCIAKESIMRWTPGAHASTFGGNPVACAAALTTLRLLKEEYLENAERQGQRLQEGVRGVMARHPILGDVRGLGLMVGAEVIVPGTADRRKDPRTRDAIVDKAFARGLLLLGCGDNTVRFCPPLVVTSEQVDTCLRLFEESVAEAESEARS
- a CDS encoding RNA polymerase sigma factor, whose translation is MPEPPDPSLRDLELVRLFQSGERAAFDRLVEAHRRDVYRLAYRLVGNHADADDLAQEAFLRVYRSLGRFRGESSFRTWLTRIVLNLATDRRRILATRRDAPLEEVPDLEQPAPADRLGFLRQEQIRKAVGQLPRRQRETLILRVFQEMKFHEIARVMGCTVGTAKANFFHAVRGLKQRVGG